The genomic region aaaaattaaacttgtgTTTAtatcataatataaaaaaataatttaattttaaaaataaaaattaattttaaagaaaaaaataaaaattagtattaaattacaaaaatacatacattttgttttttatttttattatttttaatatcaattcaATTAGAAACATTAatacaaaaaactttaatttaaaattaaaaaaaattaaattaagaaaaatatttaagagaaaaaagaaaatttaaaagaaatttatcaaattttttgaaagtaattttcTAAACAACTTAGATTAAAagttgttcataatttttttaaaagaaatttctaaaaaaaaaattaaaggattttctaaaaaaattaaaaagaattttttaaaaaattaaaaagaaaatttctaaaaaaaatattgaatcacTAAATTTCATTTGGTTTCACTTCTTGCTACTCAaaaccttctttacccaccctaacGTCACACACTTTCATCCCATCTGCCACCCGCTCTATACATATGCTTACAGCTCGAATACTTAAAacgctttgttttttgtttttttcgtttttttacatattttattaatattttttcgattttcaattttctgcTAGCCGCCGCTCTTCTTTAACTTGCATAGAAATGCCTTTTTATAGCTACAATCTAcaatttgtgtgtttgtgttcacttgcttgtttttcaatttctttacaACAcgctttttgcactttttctgCATCAAAGCGGCGCTTCTATTTCTGCTTTGCCGCTTTTCTGTTTgccatgtattttttttttattgttatactttttttgctgttgttgtttacgCTTTATGCAGTTGGAAAGTTGgtatgcttttgttttttgtaattactgttgttgttatttttgctcaCATTGTTTGCCTATATTTATTCCTAGTATCTGCTCTGCGCTCACATACTTTAATGTCACCTAAGCTGTCCTGTCCTCTCCAGTCCGCTTTCTGCCACGAATACAACGCAAAACTGTACTGCACTGcctatttgttttctttttttttttgtttttgtttttttttatttcctgcaTGCATTGcatttttgcgttttttatgGGCTTTCCGTTACTTCTCGCTTTCAATTAActgtttttaatacaatttaataagACTCTTTTGTTcaggtgtgtgtgcgtgtgtttgttattgttttgtttgtcagtttgttgttgtaaattgttttgtttttgttgttcttcctGTCATTGTTGCGGTTGATTGATCgattttacagttattactctaatcatgcatagcgaaTGTCAGTggttttgttgtgtttttttgtttttgtaatttaaatatgtacgtaactgtcgctttgttgcatttgttgcttACATACGCTTTCTAACTTACTTATTACCTTTCGTTTTCGCCAtaaatgtctgtatgtatgcaagttaaATCGCTTTCCATTCGATTTACACGCTTTACAATCACTCAATGTGtgagggtgtgtgtgtgtgttttcacaGCTAGTTGTTATGCTTGCCATTATTtgactaattaaatatttcataatatgtgtgggtgtgtgtgtgtgtgtgtgtgtgtgtagagtAAACATCAGCaaaaagttgtttattttttcattcaaatttttatttatttctttattctttttatttgaatttcttcTAAACACAAGTTCATCAATTAGTACACGATTGCGGCATTGCTCTACGCGCATATTAAGAGGAGGACCCATTTGTTACAAATGGACCTTGCGCTTGATGCACACAATAAATATAgctaatatatgtatggtaagtactaagttgttgttttttgttttgttgttgttgtttttgttgctgttggtgttatGTGTTCGTAATGCTTGTTAATATATAGGAAATGTACTGTTGCTTTTGCCAGAGCTTTAGCATGTTTGcatgtgattgttgttgtttttgttgttgtgtaagaGAATGTGAATAAATGGTTAAATGttatggatgtgtgtgtgtgtgtgtatagtaTGTCTTTATCATCATTATTACATTGAGttgtaagttttattttttatctttattttaaatattaaagtgtaatttattataatgtattctgtttttttcttcttcttcttttttgttttaatatttatttatatatttaattctccCTTTTGCTcaagatttatatattttttttatatttctttttcatgGTTTCCATAGCAACAGCGTCGCGCGATGTTGTTGCGCCCAGCTACAGTCTTCGTCAACATCTTAAAAACATAGAAAGGCTTAAAAACAAGTAATTTATCTGCTCACTTCGATGTCATCATAGTCACGAATTCTGCAAGAGCGGAGCAAGAAAGAAAGGGAATTAGTTtagtgttaataaaaaaatgtattacaaaagtaatattcactaaaatataaaataaaacatttcatttgGTGTGAGTCagtaaattctataaaaaaatatggtttCGGTACTAtttcaatgaagaaaaaatattcgtcAGTAGATACACGAAAGGCAACTGAATCTTTGATATCCAAGCAAATGTTTTGAAACTTTGGAGAGTAGTAAATCGAACAAAATGATAAGTAATAAGTtacaaactggtataaattatcAATTAGTATAAATTATGAGCTGGTATAAGTCACCAACTGGTATAAACTTGAAACCGGTATGAACTCCAAACTGGTATAGATTGTAAACTGATATAAATTACAAACTGGTATAAAGTTGAAACCGGTATATACTGCAAACTGGTATAGATTGTAAAcgatataaattacaaaaatgctataaatgaataattttaccaaatgtcaaaactggtataaatgaaAAACTGATATAAATTCTAAGCTGGCATAAATGAcaacttttaaaagaaaaaaaatcgtattaataaaaaatatacatatgtatatgtaaattatgaCAAAACTGCTGCAAATGGCAAATTGGTATAAATtgtaaactggtataaatgacAAAATTGTACAAATGGCAAAAGGGGTTCAAATGACCAACTGGTACAAATTACAAAAACGTTATGGCTAATTTGTACAAATGCCAAAACTGTCATAAATGACAACttatacataaatgaaaaaatggtattaataaaaaattataaaaattatggcAAAACTACTGCAAATGGCAAATTGGTATAAATtgtaaactggtataaattacaAAACTGGTATAAACGATAAACCGGTATAAATTGCAAACTGGTATAAACTACAAACCGGTATAAATGACCAAACTGCCACAAATAACAAAACGGCTGTAAATggaaaactggtataaattgtAAGCTGGTATAAATGGCAGCGGAAAAAAGtggtattaataaataatagtaaattaAGAGTTgatgtaaatgaaaaaactgGTATACATAGCAAAACTTGAATAGATAACAAACTTCTATAGATAAGAAACTAATATAAATGAGAAACTGAGATAAATGGCAAACTCAACagttcgagttatagaagtaCGAGTAATGGCAGTTCAACTGTAAAACTAAAACTTTCGTAATATTACTACTCTAACCTCACTTTTTACGACTTGTAGTGGAAAATCTCTCAAAATGTTAGGTCAATCAAATACTCATACaatgaaaatgatttgaaaactatatttttggGAAACTTGACACTAAACCAAACAATTTGCAGTAAAGCCATGAAGCACAACGCCATAAAAAACCACTTAAATGACTAGTCTAATTCTAATCGCTGGAGTACCATCTATCTAACAGGGTATGCAGCTCATTACTGAAGTATAAACGAAATAGCGCCACTCTGCACTTAAATGCCTTTcataaaaatcaaatgaaaGTTACCACAACACTCCCACTTATAATTTATATTCACCACAGTATTGTGTAACACTActtaaagtatatttaaaatagcACCCACCTGGAAACACGTTATGAAAacgtaaaaaataagaaatggcATAAAAGGCATAAACATATGGAGAGAAATAGGTGCCACCTACACTGAAATATACAAAAGCAACTCattcataataatatttacaatttgaaGTAAATATAAACTGACATTTCACGTGAGTCACAACGGACTGGAAAGCAATGGCTGGGAATATTGTATTAATTGcagtttattttttgaagcaaaaaatgGAGAAAACAATAATCGATTGCGCTTACGTAACACTGTGCCAAGTTATGAACGACAAGAAAATGACGAGTAGAAAATTGATGATATCATTATAAGTAGTTATTTAAAGCTGATACATTTCGTGTATTagaaataaactatttttagcACCGAAAGCGTGACTTAATTAGTTCGAAAAGCTATGGTGTAGAATTTTTGAAATGAGTTTTACTTTTGaatttagaatttaattaaCCAAGCTGTTTAAATACTTTTGAATTTAGAATTTTGATTGACAAAGCTGTTTATAGCTCTTacgaaaatataacaaaatgtgCGAAAAATAGTATGGAAATGAGAAGAAAGCCCTACAAGTGAGTTtcgaaatagaaaatttgaggTAAGAAACTTTTTAATCAAATCTACAGCATAATATTTCCAatatgttttcttaaaaaattcttaaataatgtTGAAATACGGAGAAAATTTAACTCACTTTGATTTTCtatttatgtaagtaaaaaaaatatatatcttaaaCACAGCATTGATTTGCAGAAAAAATAtgagttaaaatttaatttcgaattttcgaactcactttgattttcttttttaaataagaaaaataatttaagttaaatacggctttaatttgcagaaaaaagaggtaaattttaaattcgaatCTTCGAACTTTGAAATTCCAATTCAAGGCAAAATAAAGTGATTTTGTTCAATTTAGATTTGATTTCTAAAAAAGATATGGaagttttaatttcgaaatttcgaactttgaatttcttttttcaaaacaaaataaaatggttTATGTGCAATTTAGATTTGATTTCTAGCAAAACatgaaataaatgttatttcgaattttcgaacttaCTTCCAAGTTCtattcaaaacaaaatgaaatggtTTACGTGCAATATATGTAGATTTGATTTCTAGCAAAATATGGAATAAACGTTAATTTCGAGTTTTCGAACTTACTTCAAAATTCTTTTTAGATAAAAACTTCCttttagaatatacatacatacatatgtatgtatgtacatatgtaactaacTGAATATAGCTTCGAGTTGtggcaaaatattttgtaacttttaatttcgaattttcgaacttcttttgATAACTCAAAATGAATTTTCGAACTTACTTttgataattcaaaataaaatttattttcaatgcaTAATATATCTTACAATAAAAATCGTTCATTGAgcgaaaattattggaaaatacaaataaaactgCTACAAATCGACATTTTAATGTTATGAGGTAATCATTCTTAAGTGATAAATGTTTTTTGCCTCCGTGTTTTCCCGCaataattttttagtgtttATATGGCTATTTCCTGAACTAATTTACATTGAAATGCTATTACAACAATATACACATCAACCACAACATGCTTCACTCAACACTATGACTCGTTAATTACAAGAAACCCATCAGCTGATTAAGTCGTTACTAATACCGCATGACGTGTGATCGCGCTAAAAAGGCATGTATGCCGGAGTGACTAAGAGCACAGCACAgaagataaaaaacaaaacgtgtggaatgtacatatgtatgtgcaaaagACACTAAGCAGAGACGGGCCGCAACGTGGCAACAATCAGCTAAACAAACCGCAAAAAATTAGAGGGCAAATAAAAAGGCGAAATCAACTATTGGCGAAAGTGACCAATTAACATTGAATTTGTTTGCGTTCCTTGCGCAACTCCCCCCGACCAACGGGAGCCGATAAGTAAATTAAGCGgaattttttcgcaaattcgccaaaatacacaaacaataaaatagCACAAATTAAGCGAcgcataagaaaaaaaaacataaaaaaacaagaagtaTTTGAAAGACGGAACAAAGCAGAAACCTTCCACAGTTGGCGCAAAGCCAAAAAATACACTGAGGACctaataaaatgtgaaaacaaagtGCAAattctacatttgtttgtgcCTGTGTATAAGCGCGTATGTCTTTTTAAGCAAAACGGGATAATCTTTAGTCTTCTAACTTCTAAGTCAATTGAATTTATGGCAGCTAATAAGCTACTACCCACAAGCTACCCACAACCACCCACCAGCAATGGGGTTCACTCACTTGAAAGTGGCTCAACGACTAACGACTAATCCCACGGCGTTAAATAAACATCTATATACATTAAATTGATAGtatttacaaacacatacacacagacaatataaatatatgttttttgtggTGCCTACTGCCTTCCGTGCCTTCAAATGACAACCATCAATTCTGCACTGCCAATACTCGTGGCGTACactgttacaaaaacaaaaaaaaagcaacaacgcaGCAAAATGAAGATGAAGGTTGATGGACGGACAGTGCTAATACAAACTAATCACTGCGCTGTGTGTTAATGCCGGGCAGCAGAGCTTGGCAGACGGCGGTTGTTGCGTTCTGTTTGCCCACACACCTGGTGAATGTAAATAAAAGTGTTGTGCACACACCCAACTaccacaacaaaacaaaaacaaaaacaaaaactaccaCACATAAAAGGTCAactaatatatcaaaaaatatggCAGGTAGGTAACAGCAGGCGACCACCGGCCCATTAGTGCGGGCGGCAGGGTGTTGATAGATTGTGTTTGCGAAATGATTAGCTGGAGCACACGGAATTGTGTGTTGTGTGCTGTGTGTTTGGTTAGCAAACCATTTATaagtgatttttgttttgttagcaGCAAGGGATGGGGCGCGCATGCTGTTGGCAGCTGGTTGCGTGTCCGTGGCGGCATGATGTCCGTGCGCCTATTGGTGAAAGAGGCAAATAAATTGGCTAATAGATTGAAGAAGCGCCACTACAACGCTGTAATGTTGCGGCAAATAGTGGGCAATGTTTACAAAGGCTTTTTGCTGTGTACGTACACGTGCGCCTAAACAAATAAGCGTGCGTAATTGAATGAGGCAGCAAGATGAATTGAGCGCATCTTGCTCCTACACAGGTGTGGCAGCAGGCGCAAGTGCTTTTGTGTGGTAATTTTAGGAGAAAATATTTATCTACGCCTTTCACTTCcagattaaaataattttttttttcttgtaattaaGTTCATCAAATGCAAATCGTGCCTAGTTTCGTGTTACGTCCTCGATAAGCCACTTCTCTACGGGACATGAGTAAGTTCTGCGCTGTcttgtaaaaaacaaattttatgtgAGTGAGCGAGAAAAACGTTCCTTCTAGGTTTCGGTTAATCTGTATTATTAATTTGGTATAACCGCTATACtctatctatatttttattataccagtttacTTAATCGTACGTTCCTTGTAGATGTCGCTTATTGGATAACCATTAAAGCGGTATAACCGTCAGACTTTATCAGCATTAgtattataccagtttatttatttcacaccagtttattttttataccagtttatttattttataccagtttatttaatttataccagtttacttaatttataccagtttatttattttataccagtttcatttttaatgatttataCCAATTGGTGCTCGATTCATCACACATTCTACTTTACTCTCTAAAATAGCCGCCCAGCTAACCCGCTGCTCCATTCCAATTTCAAAGATTTATACCAATTATTTCTGCGTTTCATCACAAGCTAAGTAGACCAGCACAAATAAGTTAACATAATAACACTTTTACAATGACTCTTCGCACAccaattaaaatgtttaattttttaatattttattataaatttgtcAGTGAACACTTACCTTCATAATTGACCTGACCGTCACCATCGATATCAGCCTCCCGGATCATTTCATCCACTTCTTCGTCTGTTAACTTTTCACCCAAGTTTGTCATGACGTGACGCAATTCAGCCGCTGAAATGAAGCCATTGCCGTCCTTGTCGAATACTCTAAAGGCTTCTCGGATCTCCTCTTCACTATCGGTATCCTTCATTTTACGTGCCATCATTGTCAAGAACTCGGGGAAGTCAATGGTGCCATTAcctgattgaaaaaaattaaaaatgagaatattattgataaaaatttttgaaaaagcagttaaataatttattattttaaaataatttattatttctaaataatttattatttctaaataagttattattttttagtattttgttttttctatttaattattaaatttaattaaatcgtttttactaatttcatattcgtttattttatttttttacacattttatttattttttcagttattttcttaattttcttctcaaaattttttaaagtttaaaaaaattttttttttctttttaatttcctttttattttcttaattttcatactcttgtttttttattattgttctttattattttattaatttcttcattatttgatttttatataattttatatttattttttaattttgttttttaaatttttgttcgtattttttatttatttaaattttatgcatttttttatattttttctatttaccttagtttttttatctatttttttcttttttctttatttttaatctattttacttatttgatttttttattttttaaatattttaatttttttatcttttggtttttatattatttcatattgattttttaatttgtttcttcataattttttcttattttttatttttattttctcatttatttatttattttatttactttatttatttttgtttatttacttagtttgtttatttactttagttttatggtttatttttttattaatttataatttttatattttttttaactttttgtttatttcaatattttgtataattttagataataatattcgattgaattttttatattttttatttgtttttttttttaatttatattacttgtttatttattttattttcgtattttacttttttatttattttgtattcgcTTCAatctttctttatatttttttatgcattttattatttttattttttcatttatttatgatttttatttactttatttattttttttttatttactttatttattttttttatttactttagttttattattttttggttaataattttattttattttttaacttttcgtttaatttaatattttgcataattttagataataatattcgattgaattttttattatattttttatgtatgtttttttttaatttatattacttgtttatttattaatttttgtttttattttattttatcgttttttaatatatgtatgtatgtatattattatttcatttattttacttttttatttattttatatgtatttgttattttatttttttgtttccatttatattattatttttattatattttttatattttgcatgtttatttactttatatttttataatatatgacGGATCTAGAATATTCTTTGATTTTTCACTACTTTTGTCTGCCATATTTTCCAACTATTTATTTCAGGTTATGTTCTTCAATGGTACAATGCtaagaaaacaaatacatacatactttcaaACCTAATAGGACCAAAAACCATTTTTCTACTGAATAAACACGCTTAAAAAGCAACTGAATTCTCTTTAGTACCGTTACTTGCGTTATAATCATAGAAATCCTCTCCATGTActgagaaaaaatattgtaaaaattcttgcttttcttaaaaaaaaatgttttaataaatctcactaaatattttacttaaaaaaataatttaaaaacataagtacattttttgacttttttggtttttttcttgtagcatttttaatttatttttatcggtAAAAACAACTGTCGCTGCAGCAGCAGTCATCacttgtttataaataaactcAATCGCATTTTTGCTAATGTTAAATTTAGCGCCTTTTCATTTACAAAACTGCCATACTCatttacaaaataacaaaaataccgCAATTGGATGCTTGAATGACAGAAAATTAATAGAAGCGGTGGGGAACAAGGAAGTCTTGTGATCATAGTGGCGGCTTTCCCCAAAAGACATGCGACCTGCCACTTGACGACGCCAACTACAACATTTGcatatcaacaccaacaacaaaaaaccaaaagcaacaaaaactaaaaacagcaaaaaaaaaccgGTCACACTGCACAGAAATGCAATTCCaacacatgcaacaacaacactgcatCACTATGGTTCAATTTATATGTTTAATGCATTtgtgtagaaaatattttattttggaaattaaaacaaaacaaaaaattagtaatacACCCACGCTTTATGCAAGCGCAAAATTTTGTTGtcaattattgttaaaaattattaatataatttgttgCTCAAGTtaccgaaaaataaaatattttgttgcgcGCAGCTTTTTTTCGTTCATACCATAACTTTGGcgcaaaataatttcttttatgagTGAAATGCTATTTTTCGGGTCATTGCCCCACTGTGCGGCATGGCAACGTGAAGCGCAAACGCTGTGCCTGCAATTGCCAGCGTTGTTTTTAAATTAGcgaaatgtgtatgtatgtaaatatatatcataGCACATAGAATTACACACACAAAATTCGCTGGCGTGAGAATTGCAGTTGTTTGAAGTGAGTACGTCGCACTGCTATAAATAACACAAGAATAATGTGTGTTAAAATTAGACGGCAACACGGCGAATGCCGaatatttaggtaaaaatgcaaaaagtaaaaaacgcgaaatattataaaagcaaTATTGAAGAGAAACGGCAAATTAAAGGcgaataacaaataattaaaattgaaatttcgtaAAGCAATAACGggcaaatgaaaaataaagcaaGAAATTTAGTAAGACAcgaataaaacataaaaatttttcaataactaAAGAggttacaaaaatacataacaGTAAACTTGtaatacaaaaaacaataaaaaaaataaaaaaattaaaaaataaaaataaataaaaaaataaaaaaaaaataaaaaaaaaaaaaaaaaaaaaaaaaaaataaataaaaaaataaaaaaaaaacaaaaaaaaaaaaaaaaaaaaataaaaataaaaataaaaaaataaaaataaaaaataaataaaaataaaaataaaaaataaaaattacaaacataataaaaaaacttgaaaaaagtgaaaataaaaataaaaaaacttgaaaaagtgaaaataaaaataaaaaaaaaaaattaaaaaaaaattaaataaaaattaaaaaaaaaaattaaataaaaaataaataaaataaaattaaaaaaaaaaactgaaaaaataaaataaaattaaaagaaaaagaaaaaactaaaaataaaaaactaaaaaaataaaaataaaataaaacaaaaacaaaaaaagaacgcTAACTTCGGTTTCACCCTTcaccaataaaaaaatttccttacaagaacttattttgatcgatcttttgtatggcagctacatacatatcgctcatttgctgcaagaccggcataaatcaaaaaacgtgatttttgagttaatgatgcagaattgttcgttatatcatacttcatgttgagtgaaaaattcatatgagGTATCCGCTTGAGAAGAGAATATGATTCCTGTTTTCCGTGTAAGgttggagtcagttgaaaacttttaacgcgttttctggcaaatcgatttttttgacttatgccggtcttgcagcaaatgagcgatatgtacatacatatatgcttattgATACGATCTGAaacattttttcggagattgcaccATTGTCTTAAATAGTAACCAAGACCAAATTTCTTTCAGATATCTCATCAACTGAAAAAGCTTATCATACAAGTACTTTATACCGAcagttcaatttgtatggcagctatgtatgtatgtacatatgtagatgcttCTTTTCTTGAAGGGAAAagaacgtgtacaaaatttcggTCCGATATCTCACAAACTGAGGGACTTAGTTcgggtatatacagacggaAAACCGACATGGCTAAGTCGATTCAGCTTGCCATGCAGAtctcttatatgtatgtacatatatatgtatattttaaagggCCTCCGATGTTTCCATCTAcgtgttacaaacttcctgCCAAActtat from Bactrocera tryoni isolate S06 chromosome 3, CSIRO_BtryS06_freeze2, whole genome shotgun sequence harbors:
- the LOC120772260 gene encoding calmodulin; the protein is MADQLTEEQIAEFKEAFSLFDKDGDGTITTKELGTVMRSLGQNPTEAELQDMINEVDADGNGTIDFPEFLTMMARKMKDTDSEEEIREAFRVFDKDGNGFISAAELRHVMTNLGEKLTDEEVDEMIREADIDGDGQVNYEEFVTMMTSK